One genomic region from Phragmites australis chromosome 1, lpPhrAust1.1, whole genome shotgun sequence encodes:
- the LOC133910270 gene encoding F-box protein At2g32560-like — translation MLALLAAFVLSWLLFLSKPCAREMRLFLASPCQELALLLLGFLAGLRLLGGVAAASASAETMPLIPSFKRKRPAEKVENVYEAAGVEPSVLDLPELAIDCILERLPPAELRSMAAVCRSLRERCRGDHLWERHMSEKWSRVLGRTARDEWRMHLASASVASGMTGFASGGGGKRRRWLAALSCVCPVVSWMRPRADGDTSSGPVLDDSIMSWYLSMESGKFWFPAQVYNREHGHVGFMMSCYDAELSYDFHTDTFRARYPPHGRRTVVLEDGVQWDRVRAPPTDTLAHDLHASNFLHELWPGDHIEIQWRRNKEFPYGWWYGVVGHLESCDGNEHFCRCHLSDTIVLEFNQYTPGSRWRQALVNRKNHREEGNEGDGFYGGIRKLRSKDDISKWRQLWPTDILE, via the exons ATGCTTGCCCTGCTCGCTGCCTTCGTGCTCTCCTGGCTGCTGTTCCTGTCAAAGCCATGCGCGCGTGAAATGAGACTATTCCTCGCGTCCCCGTGCCAAGAACTCGCGCTCTTGCTGCTCGGATTCTTGGCCGGCCTCCGGCTGCTCGGAGGCGTTGCGGCCGCGTCCGCGTCCGCGGAAACCATGCCGCTCATTCCGTCCTTCAAGAGGAAGCGGCCGGCGGAGAAGGTGGAGAATGTGTATGAGGCCGCCGGAGTCGAGCCGTCGGTGCTCGACCTGCCGGAGCTGGCCATCGATTGCATTCTCGAGAGGCTGCCGCCGGCGGAGCTACGGAGCATGGCCGCCGTCTGCCGCTCCTTGCGGGAGCGGTGCCGCGGTGACCACCTCTGGGAGCGCCACATGTCGGAGAAGTGGAGCCGCGTCCTGGGTCGCACCGCGAGGGACGAGTGGAGGATGCATCTGGCGTCCGCCAGCGTGGCCAGTGGCATGACTGGGTTCGCATCAGGAGGCGGAGGTAAGCGCCGGAGGTGGCTTGCCGCGCTGTCGTGCGTCTGCCCGGTGGTGTCCTGGATGCGGCCTAGAGCCGACGGCGACACGTCATCCGGCCCTGTGCTGGATGATTCCATCATGTCGTGGTATCTATCCATGGAGAGCGGCAAGTTCTGGTTCCCGGCACAAGTCTACAACCGAGAG CATGGGCATGTTGGGTTCATGATGTCATGCTATGATGCAGAGCTCAGTTATGATTTCCATACCGACACATTCCGCGCAAg GTATCCACCACATGGGCGGCGAACTGTGGTTTTGGAGGACGGGGTGCAATGGGACAGGGTCAGGGCACCACCGACCGACACTCTTGCACATGATCTGCATGCCTCCAACTTCTTACATGAACTCTGGCCTGGTGATCACATTGAGATTCAGTGGAGAAGGAACAAAGAATTCCCATATG GCTGGTGGTATGGAGTTGTTGGCCACTTGGAGTCATGTGATGGAAATGAACACTTTTGTCGGTGTCATCTTAGTG ATACCATTGTGCTGGAGTTCAATCAATATACGCCCGGCTCAAGATGGAGGCAAGCATTGGTCAACCGGAAGAACCACAGGGAAGAGGGCAACGAGGGTGACGGTTTCTACGGCGGGATAAGGAAGCTCCGCagcaaggatgatatctccaagtGGAGACAGCTCTGGCCTACAGATATCCTGGAGTAG
- the LOC133910278 gene encoding uncharacterized protein LOC133910278 isoform X1, whose protein sequence is MTSMAWYPLPQSGSTLSAGDEFFENQSAGWSLWSFRSPDDQNTAGVYSDEHEKDAAQCSTRRSEEQSEAPAPLEPQFAHGTEDIFMSQLSDEEMRRIDAPFEALDMFPDSMHRLLSYENMLSGVLTGSENQDAGLEQNGVDTMDTCGFPLFSHGLQNESRSAEPNSSEIPADPPSKDKAGVSMLKRSRSFTDAESVQGFEALVLEELEDVVFQLTKKTRICYRDAFYRLAESSKAKCSTANGAAGVGSSRLSFQQPEGNASRITTPGCPERETNAIDRTVADLTLKPSCSAPPHQSHGSCYAGDSEAEAQSTASWVTRA, encoded by the exons ATGACTAGCATGGCGTGGTATCCCCTGCCGCAGAGTGGAAGCACATTGTCAGCTGGTGATGAATTCTTTGAGAATCAAAGCGCCGGCTGGTCGCTATGGAGTTTCAGATCACCCGATGATCAGAACACGGCCGGCGTGTATTCAGACGAGCATGAAAAAGACGCCGCACAGTGTAGCACACGGCGTTCAGAAGAACAATCTGAGGCTCCAGCGCCATTGGAGCCGCAGTTCGCGCATGGAACAGAAGACATATTCAT GAGTCAGCTTTCAGATGAGGAAATGAGGAGGATTGATGCTCCGTTTGAGGCGTTGGACATGTTCCCGGACTCCATGCACAGGCTCTTGTCCTATGAGAACATGCTGAGCGGAGTGCTAACCGGTTCAGAGAATCAAGATGCGGGGCTGGAGCAAAATGGAGTCGACACCATGGATACTTGCGGCTTCCCTTTGTTCAGCCATGGCTTGCAAAACGAATCGAGGAGCGCAGAGCCGAACAGCTCGGAAATACCAGCAGATCCCCCATCTAAGGACAAG GCTGGGGTGAGCATGTTAAAAAGGAGCAGATCATTTACCGATGCAGAGAGCGTGCAGGGCTTCGAAGCGTTGGTGCTTGAGGAGCTTGAAGATGTAGTGTTCCAG CTGACCAAGAAGACACGGATATGCTACCGGGATGCGTTCTACAGGCTAGCTGAGAGCTCAAAAGCAAAGTGCAGCACTGCAAATGGGGCAGCAGGAGTAGGCTCCAGCAGGCTAAGTTTTCAGCAACCAGAGGGCAATGCGTCCAG GATCACAACACCAGGCTGCCCGGAGCGAGAGACGAACGCGATCGATAGGACAGTGGCAGACCTCACGCTGAAGCCGTCTtgctctgctcctcctcatcagaGCCATGGAAGCTGCTACGCCGGTGACTCAGAGGCAGAGGCCCAGTCCACAGCCAGCTGGGTCACCAGGGCGTAG
- the LOC133910278 gene encoding uncharacterized protein LOC133910278 isoform X2, translating into MTSMAWYPLPQSGSTLSAGDEFFENQSAGWSLWSFRSPDDQNTAGVYSDEHEKDAAQCSTRRSEEQSEAPAPLEPQFAHGTEDIFMSQLSDEEMRRIDAPFEALDMFPDSMHRLLSYENMLSGVLTGSENQDAGLEQNGVDTMDTCGFPLFSHGLQNESRSAEPNSSEIPADPPSKDKAGVSMLKRSRSFTDAESVQGFEALVLEELEDVVFQLTKKTRICYRDAFYRLAESSKAKCSTANGAAGVGSSRLSFQQPEGNASRLPGARDERDR; encoded by the exons ATGACTAGCATGGCGTGGTATCCCCTGCCGCAGAGTGGAAGCACATTGTCAGCTGGTGATGAATTCTTTGAGAATCAAAGCGCCGGCTGGTCGCTATGGAGTTTCAGATCACCCGATGATCAGAACACGGCCGGCGTGTATTCAGACGAGCATGAAAAAGACGCCGCACAGTGTAGCACACGGCGTTCAGAAGAACAATCTGAGGCTCCAGCGCCATTGGAGCCGCAGTTCGCGCATGGAACAGAAGACATATTCAT GAGTCAGCTTTCAGATGAGGAAATGAGGAGGATTGATGCTCCGTTTGAGGCGTTGGACATGTTCCCGGACTCCATGCACAGGCTCTTGTCCTATGAGAACATGCTGAGCGGAGTGCTAACCGGTTCAGAGAATCAAGATGCGGGGCTGGAGCAAAATGGAGTCGACACCATGGATACTTGCGGCTTCCCTTTGTTCAGCCATGGCTTGCAAAACGAATCGAGGAGCGCAGAGCCGAACAGCTCGGAAATACCAGCAGATCCCCCATCTAAGGACAAG GCTGGGGTGAGCATGTTAAAAAGGAGCAGATCATTTACCGATGCAGAGAGCGTGCAGGGCTTCGAAGCGTTGGTGCTTGAGGAGCTTGAAGATGTAGTGTTCCAG CTGACCAAGAAGACACGGATATGCTACCGGGATGCGTTCTACAGGCTAGCTGAGAGCTCAAAAGCAAAGTGCAGCACTGCAAATGGGGCAGCAGGAGTAGGCTCCAGCAGGCTAAGTTTTCAGCAACCAGAGGGCAATGCGTCCAG GCTGCCCGGAGCGAGAGACGAACGCGATCGATAG